The Sagittula stellata E-37 sequence TTGCGCAGCGCGGCGATGCCGTCGGGGTGCAGCACGTCGCCCGAAATGTCCGCCACAACGCCTGAGAGGTCGCGCACTTGGCCGTCGCTGTCCAGCAGGCCGGGTTTCTCGGCCCCGGACGGGCCATAGCGCAGAAGTTTCATGTCTGGTCCTTTCCTTGATATCTGGCACGGGTGCGGCCCGGACGGCTGCCCCCGGCGATGGATCTCCCGCAGAAATGGTGGTGTCGGATCACGCCACTTCCTGGCCGATGCCGGAAATCGCCTGGATCAGGCTGTCCTCTGTCACTTCCTCGGACGTGAAGGTCCGCATGATGCGGCCCGAATACATCGCGACGATCCGGTCGGAAACATGCATGACCTCAGGCATTTCCGAGCTGATGACCATGACCGCATACCCCTGTGCCGCAAGTTCGCGCAGCAGTTTGTGGATCTCCGACTTGGAGCCGACGTCGATGCCGCGCGTGGGTTCGTCGACGATCAGCACTTCCGGGTGCATCGACAGCCACTTGCCAATCACGATCTTCTGCTGGTTGCCGCCCGAGAGGTTGCCCACCTTCTGCTTCCAGCCCGGCGTGCGGATGTCGAGCCGGTCGCGGTACTGGTCGAAGATGGCCACCTCCGCCCCCTCGGCCATGAAGGGTCCGCTCTTCAGGTCGTCCACCTGCGGCAAGGTCATGTTGTCCCGGCAGTTCATGCCAAGCACCAGCCCCTGTCCCTTGCGGTCTTCGGGAACGAGGGAAATGCCCTTCGCTATGGCGTCGGTCGGGCTGTCGATTTTCACGTCCTTGCCCGCAAGCCGGATCTGGCCGGCGGAAGGTGTGCGCAGCCCAAAGAGCGTCTCCGCGATCTCCGTCCGCCCCGCGCCCACCAGACCATAGAAACCGACAACCTCACCGCGCCGGATTTCAAAGGATATGTCCTTGTAGAGCTTTCCGCAGGACAGGCCCTTCACCTCCAGCGCGACCTCGCCCAGTTCGTGGTGCGCGGCGTTGCGGCTCAGGTCGAGTTTCCGTCCGATCATCATCTGCGTCACCGCCTCTTCGGTGGTCTCGGCGGTGTTGACGGTACCTTGGTACTGACCGTCGCGTAGGATCGAGATGCGGTCGGTGATCTTGAATATCTCCTCCATGCGGTGCGAGATGTAGATGACCCCGACCCCGTCGCGCTTCAGGTCGGCGATCACGTCGAACAGAACCACCTTTTCCGCGTCGGTCAGCGAGGCGGTGGGTTCATCGAAGATCACCGCCTTGGCGTCCACGGTCAGGGCACGGGCGATCTCCACCATCTGCTGGTTGGCGATCGACAGGTCTCCGACCCGGGTGCGCGCATCGAACCCCACGTTCAGCTTCCCGAGGATCGCGTCAGTCTTTTTCGTGAGCGTCGCCCAGTCGACCCGGCCGAAGCTCTTTCGCGGCAACTCCCCCAAGTAGATGTTCTCGGCCACGCTCAGTTCCTCGGCCAGGCTGAGTTCCTGGTGGATGAAGACGATGCCCTTGGCCTTCGCTTCCAGCGGGCCGGCCATCACGACCTTTTCGTCGCCCATGTAGATCGCGCCCTCGGTGGGTTGGTGAATACCGCCGAGCACCTTCATCAGGGTCGACTTGCCGGCCCCGTTTTCACCCATGAGGGCGTGGACCTCGCCGGGCATGACCGAGAGCGACACCCCGTCCAGGGCCCGTACGCCCGGGAAGGTCTTGACGATGTCTTCGAGACGCAGAACCGGTTGGGTCATACCCTCAACTCCTCCTTGCCCTTGATGTTCAGTTGCTTGTCGAGGAACAGAACCGCGATCAGGATCAGGCCGATCACAAGGTTTACCGTTGAAGTATCCGCCCCGATGTGGCCCAGCCCCTTGCGCAGAAGCTGGATCGCGATGACGCCGCCGAAGGTGCCTATGACGTTGCCAGCCCCGCCGGTGATCTTCGTGCCGCCCAGCACGACCGCCGTGATGACCCACAACTCGTACAACTGTCCGTCATTGGGGTTCACCGATCCGCTTTCCGAATAGAAGACCACAGCCGACAACGCCGCGAGGAAGCCGATGATGGCGAAGTTGATCATCATGTGCGGGCCGACGCGGATGCCCGCATTGACCGCCGCCTCGCGGTTGTCACCGATGGCGTAGGCGTTTCGGCCATGGACCGTGCGCGCCATGACGAACCACATCACCAGCGTGACACCCAACAGGAACCATGTCGCGGTCGCCAGCCCCAGGAACTCGGCCTCGGCGAAATCCACCAGCGTCCAGTTGAGGTGGCTGGTCGGGTTCTCGCCGTTGAACATGAAGACGATGCCACGGTAGCCCAGCATGGACCCCAGCGTGACGATGAAGGCGTCGACGCCGGTCTTCCAGACGATCAGGCCATTGAGCGCGCCCAGAAGCGTGCCGACCGTCAGTGCCAGCAGCCAAGCCACCGGAATGACCCAATCGCCGAGGCCCGCGAAGATCGGCCAGGTCATGGAGTCGAGCAGGATGATCGCGGCGATGGCGAAGGTGGCGCCGACGCTCAGGTCGATGTTGCCGTTCACCATGACGATGGTCATGCCCATGGCGATGATGCCGATCGGCGCGGACTGCTTGAACAGCAGTAGCATGTTCTCCAGGTCCATGAACGCCTTGTCGGAGACCGAGAGGTATTCGCCAGCGATGCTGAAGAACAGCAGTTCCAGCACGATGAAGCCCCAGATTGCGCCGCCTTTGAGCGCCACGGAAAGATTGACCTTTTGCATTGCCGTGCCTCCCTTACGCGATCATCGACCAGAGCTTGCCGCGCTTGGCCGCAATATCCAGCCAGACCGCTAGGATGATGATGATCCAGGTGACGACGAACTGGACGTAGAACTGAAGCCCCACGAGCAGCAGACCGTTCTGAATGAACCCGAGGATCAGCACCCCGATCACTGTCTTGAAGATCGTGCCAGACCCGCCGAGGAGAGAAGCCCCGCCAAGGATGACCGCGGCCAGCACCTCCAGTTCGAGCCCCTGCCCTACGGTGTTCTGCGACCCGAGCGAGCGGCTGGCCTGGATCAGACCCGCCGTGGCGACACAGCCCGCCGAGATCAGGTAGCAGGTAAAGACGGTGCGGGCCCGGCGGATGCCCGAGAAGGTCGCCGCCGTGCCGTTGCCACCCACCGCGTAGACCTTTCGTCCGTATGGAGTCCGCGCAAGCGTCAGACCCAACAGTGCGGCAAGAGCCACGAAGATCAGGATCGGAACCGGAATCCCAAGCGCCGTGCCCTGCCCGAAGACGGAGAACCAGGTGCCCTCCTTGTCGGCGATATCCATGTTCTGACCGCCGGAATAGGTCAGCGTCAGCCCGTGGATCGCCGACAGCATTCCCAGCGTCACGATCAGTGAATTGAGCCTGAGATAGCCGACCAGAAAACCGATGAAGGCCCCGAGGCAAAGCGTCATGGCGAACATCAGGGGAATCGCGAGCGCCGGCCCGACCTTGTCGTGCAGGTCGAGCACCACGATGGTCGAGAAGGACATCATCGAGCCGACCGACAGGTCGAGGTTGCCGCTGATGACAACAAACGTCACGCCAAGCGCCATCACGCCGAGGATCGCGGAGGACCGTACAACGCTGAACACGTTGTCGACGGAGATGAACTTTGGATTGGCGATGGTGAAGGCGATCATGAAAAGCGCAAAGGCGATCAGGATCCCCTGTTTCGCCAGAACGCTGCCGATCTCCCTTTTGTCGAAAACTGCCATGATCCCCTCCCTGAAATCGCAGGCTTGCCTATGGTATCGAACGTCCGATCGGTGGGCGATGTCACACGAGCGTCATGCCCCCGTCGATCATCACGATCTGCCCGGTCATGTAGTCGCTTTCGCGCGACGCGAGGAACGTGGTGGTCCCGGTGATGTCGGGCGGTGTGGCGACGCGGCCCTTCAGGATCGAAGCAGAGAACTCCTCCATCGCCTGCCCAGGTCGGGCGGAGGCGCCGATCTCCATCAGGTCGCGGTCCACCTGTTCCCACATCTCCGTCTTGACGACGCCCGGCGCGAAGCCGGTCACCGTTATGCCGTGCTTGGCAAGGTCGCGGGCACCGGATTGTGTCAACGACACGACTGCGAACTTCGACGCGCAGTAGGGTGCGACATTGTCAAAGCCCTGGCGGCTGGCGATGGATGCCGTGTTGACGATCTTGCCCGCCATGCCATCCGGCCCCCTGCCCTGCGCCATCATCTGGCGCGCGGCTTCCTGCATTCCGATCATGCAGCCCAGACCGTTGACACCCATGACGAAATTCCAGTTGTCCTCGTCGACGTCCATGAAGTTCATCGGCTTGTTCACACCGGCGTTGTTGAACTTCACGTCGAGCCGCCCGAACGTCTCGACCGTGTGGTCGATCATCGCGCGGACTGCGGCGCGGTCCGTCACGTCGACCCGGGCAGAAGTCACGTGTTGCGGGTCGAAGCGCGCTGCGTTCTCCCTGGCGACCGTGGCGACACCGTCACCGTCGATATCCGCGAAACAGACCTTCGCCCCCTCTTCGAGCAGGGCTTCGCCGATTGCGCGGCCGATGCCGCGCGCCGCGCCCGTCACGATACAGGCGCGCCCCGTCACACGTCCCATGGCGTGTTTCCTCACATGTCTTTTGAGTTTGGTCCTGCCCACGATGCGGGGCACGCAGTCCGCTGCGCGCCCCGCACGACGGGAGGATAGATCAGAACACCGGCTTGGTGAAATCGCCCATGTTGTCCTGGGTGATCTTCGGTGTGTCGAAGTAGTTCAGGAACGGCACCTCTTCGCCGCTCAGCACGTCGACCGCAGTCTGCAGGGCGGCCTTCGCATCATCGACCGGCGACTGGTAGATCGAGCCCCAGTAGTCGCCCGCTGCCATTGCCTCGTAACCGACGGCAAAGTTCGTCGCGCCCACGAAGATGATGCCATCGCGACCTGCGGCCTTGGCAGCGTTCAACGCGCCCACGCCCATGTTGTCGTCCCCGGCATAGACCCCGTCGATGTCGTCGTACTTGACAAGGAAGGCTTCCATCACCTGCTGCGACTTCTCGCGGTTCCAGTCGCCCGGCTGGGTGTCGACAACCGTCACGTTCGGGCAGACCTCGGGCAGACGATCCTCGAAGCCCTTGGCGCGCTCGATGGCGGTGGTGTAGCCCGGCTGGCCGGTGATGTGGACCACCTGAGCCTCGTCCTCGATACCCATTTCCTTGAACTTGTCACACATGATCTCGGCGGAACGGGCGCCCTGGGTGATGTTGTCGGGACCCGAGAAGGACTTCACGAAGTCGAAACCCTGCTCGGCGATGTTGGAGTTGGTCACAATGACCGGGATGCCGGCCTGATGCGCCTTGCGCACGGCCGGGATCACTGCTTCGCCGTTGGTCGGCCAGATGATAATGGCATCCACATCCTGCTGGATGAGGTCTTCCATCTGCGCGATCTGGCGGGCCACGTCGCCACCGGCGTCGAGCACGATGGTTTCGACCATGTCGTTGCCTTCTGCCGCCTCGATGAAGGCCTTCTCGTAAGTGGTCTGGTAGCTGTCGACACCCACGTTGTTCTGCGTGATGCCGATCTTCATCGCACCGCCGTGGCTTTCGGCGAAGGCGGCCCCGCCGAGCGTGACCGCTGCGGTGGTCACCGCAATAATCGTCTTGGTCTTCATGGTATTCCTCCCGTGGAACTGACTGAGCGGGGGCCGCACCTTTCGCGGCCGTCCCCGGGGCTCCTCCCGGGCCCCCGCACCATCCGGCCTGACCAAAGCTGACTGACCGAATGAACGTGGCCCAACGTGCCCGGTTTCCCCGCAGAGGCATCCATCAAAAATATCCGAAATGAGATATCATTTATTCATATCGGACAGATTCTCGATACGCGTCGGGGATCACATTGGACATCCTGCAAGGAGATCAGCGGTGACACAACGCGATTCATCCAAGATGGATGCGGCGAATGGGCCGCACGACCACCCGAACATCAACAAGAAGACGCAGGCCATGAACGACATGGGAGGACATGACCGACACAGCCCCGCCGCGCCGCTGGCGCAGCCGGAGGCCGTGCAAATCCTGTCTTTCCTCGAAGCCTTCAGCGACGAGGTGGAAGGCGCGCTCGACCTCGTGGCGCCCAATGCGCACCTGAGAATGATGATGCACCTGCTGCAGGGGCATCTCGACGGCAAAACGGTCACGCCCACATCGCTTATCGGGGCCAGCCGTGTGCCCTACGCCACAGCAAACCGGCGCCTGAAGGAGATGGTCGACGCCGGCCTGATCGAGCAACGCCCGCGCACCGTCACCGGCAAGAGCTTTTCGATGCACCCAAGCGAGGCGATGATCGAGACGTGGATGCAGCTTTCGGGCCGTCTGCGCAGATTGGGCGAAACCACCTTCGGCGGACCGGTCCGCGTTCAGGACACCCGGGACTACTACTTTGGCGGCAGCTACATCGCCGCGCAGTCCATCCCGCCCCTGCGCGTCCTGCACGAACCGCTCAAGGTGTCGGGCGGCCTTCGCGTGCTGGTGCACGGCGACCCGACCTTCATGGTCATGGACACGCTCAAGCGACAGTTCGAACAGGTCATCGGCACCGAGATCAGCCAGCGCGCCTTTTCCATCGACCGGCTGCGCGAGGAAGCCTTGCGCAACGCCACCCGCGACGCCAGCCGTTACGACATCATCGCGGTGGACCTCCCGTGGATCGGCGAGTTCGCGAGCAAGGACGTCCTGATGCCGCTGGACGATGCGATGGACCTGGCCCGGCTCGACCCCGCGGATTTTCATACGGCTGGCTGGCAGGGGGCGCATTGGGGCGGACGGCCCTACGGCGTACCGGCGCAGACCACGCCCGAACTACTGTTCTACCGCCACGACCTTTTCGCCAAGGCCGGGCTGGAGCCGCCCTCCACCACCGAGTCCCTGCTGGACGCCGCCCGCGCTCTGCACGACCCGCAGCGCGGCAGATACGGCATCGCATGGAACGCCGCCCGCGGCACGCCGCTCGGCCATACGGTGCTGATGACCTTTGCCGACTTCGGCCAGCCGATCGTCGATCTGCCGGAGCAGGCCGGCGGGTTCGACACGGAGCACCTCTCCAGAGGTCAGTACCGTGCGACCATCGACACCGACGCGGGTCTTGCCGCGGCGGAGTTCCTGCTGGAGCTGCTGAAGTACTCACCCCCCGACATCCTTTCGATGTCCTGGTACGAGCGGGTCCGCCCTTACGCCGCCGGGAAGGTGGCCATGGCCTACGGCTATACCCTGCTGGCCCCCTACTTCGAACTGGACGAAACCTCGCCTGCCTACGGTCAGACGAGTTACCTGCCGCATCCGCCTGCACCGGGCAAACGTCCCGTCGCGCCGGTAGGTGGCTACGTCATGGGCATTCCGGCCAACCTCGCCCCCGAACGGGTGCCCGCAGCGGTCGAGGCGCTGCGCGTCTTCACCTCGCCGGAGGCGCAGAAGCTCTACGTGCAGAACGGCAGCCGCACCAACCCGCGTTACTCGGTCGGGGCCGATCCGGACGTGCGCCGCCTCTCGACCATCTTCGAGGCGGTCGACGGCATGTCCTGGCGCGACGAACTGCAGTTCTGGCCGCGCCCGCCGGTGCCGGAGATCGGCGACATATTCAAGATCTGCGGCGAGGAATTCCACGACATGCTCCGCGGTATCGTCCCCCCGCGTGAGGCTTTGCGCCGGGCACAGGACCGCGCCGACGCATTGATCGGACAAGACAGGACACCGTGATAGGAGGAGGAAATCACCATGGACCCCAATCGCTTGAAGGGAAAGAACATCCTGATCACCGGTGCCGCGCGCGGCATGGGTGCGGCATGCGCCGAAAGCTATGCCGCGCAGGGGGCGAACGTCTGCCTCGGCGATCTCGACGAAGCGGAGGCC is a genomic window containing:
- a CDS encoding ABC transporter substrate-binding protein encodes the protein MDAANGPHDHPNINKKTQAMNDMGGHDRHSPAAPLAQPEAVQILSFLEAFSDEVEGALDLVAPNAHLRMMMHLLQGHLDGKTVTPTSLIGASRVPYATANRRLKEMVDAGLIEQRPRTVTGKSFSMHPSEAMIETWMQLSGRLRRLGETTFGGPVRVQDTRDYYFGGSYIAAQSIPPLRVLHEPLKVSGGLRVLVHGDPTFMVMDTLKRQFEQVIGTEISQRAFSIDRLREEALRNATRDASRYDIIAVDLPWIGEFASKDVLMPLDDAMDLARLDPADFHTAGWQGAHWGGRPYGVPAQTTPELLFYRHDLFAKAGLEPPSTTESLLDAARALHDPQRGRYGIAWNAARGTPLGHTVLMTFADFGQPIVDLPEQAGGFDTEHLSRGQYRATIDTDAGLAAAEFLLELLKYSPPDILSMSWYERVRPYAAGKVAMAYGYTLLAPYFELDETSPAYGQTSYLPHPPAPGKRPVAPVGGYVMGIPANLAPERVPAAVEALRVFTSPEAQKLYVQNGSRTNPRYSVGADPDVRRLSTIFEAVDGMSWRDELQFWPRPPVPEIGDIFKICGEEFHDMLRGIVPPREALRRAQDRADALIGQDRTP
- a CDS encoding sugar ABC transporter ATP-binding protein — translated: MTQPVLRLEDIVKTFPGVRALDGVSLSVMPGEVHALMGENGAGKSTLMKVLGGIHQPTEGAIYMGDEKVVMAGPLEAKAKGIVFIHQELSLAEELSVAENIYLGELPRKSFGRVDWATLTKKTDAILGKLNVGFDARTRVGDLSIANQQMVEIARALTVDAKAVIFDEPTASLTDAEKVVLFDVIADLKRDGVGVIYISHRMEEIFKITDRISILRDGQYQGTVNTAETTEEAVTQMMIGRKLDLSRNAAHHELGEVALEVKGLSCGKLYKDISFEIRRGEVVGFYGLVGAGRTEIAETLFGLRTPSAGQIRLAGKDVKIDSPTDAIAKGISLVPEDRKGQGLVLGMNCRDNMTLPQVDDLKSGPFMAEGAEVAIFDQYRDRLDIRTPGWKQKVGNLSGGNQQKIVIGKWLSMHPEVLIVDEPTRGIDVGSKSEIHKLLRELAAQGYAVMVISSEMPEVMHVSDRIVAMYSGRIMRTFTSEEVTEDSLIQAISGIGQEVA
- a CDS encoding sugar ABC transporter substrate-binding protein, yielding MKTKTIIAVTTAAVTLGGAAFAESHGGAMKIGITQNNVGVDSYQTTYEKAFIEAAEGNDMVETIVLDAGGDVARQIAQMEDLIQQDVDAIIIWPTNGEAVIPAVRKAHQAGIPVIVTNSNIAEQGFDFVKSFSGPDNITQGARSAEIMCDKFKEMGIEDEAQVVHITGQPGYTTAIERAKGFEDRLPEVCPNVTVVDTQPGDWNREKSQQVMEAFLVKYDDIDGVYAGDDNMGVGALNAAKAAGRDGIIFVGATNFAVGYEAMAAGDYWGSIYQSPVDDAKAALQTAVDVLSGEEVPFLNYFDTPKITQDNMGDFTKPVF
- a CDS encoding ABC transporter permease; the protein is MAVFDKREIGSVLAKQGILIAFALFMIAFTIANPKFISVDNVFSVVRSSAILGVMALGVTFVVISGNLDLSVGSMMSFSTIVVLDLHDKVGPALAIPLMFAMTLCLGAFIGFLVGYLRLNSLIVTLGMLSAIHGLTLTYSGGQNMDIADKEGTWFSVFGQGTALGIPVPILIFVALAALLGLTLARTPYGRKVYAVGGNGTAATFSGIRRARTVFTCYLISAGCVATAGLIQASRSLGSQNTVGQGLELEVLAAVILGGASLLGGSGTIFKTVIGVLILGFIQNGLLLVGLQFYVQFVVTWIIIILAVWLDIAAKRGKLWSMIA
- a CDS encoding ABC transporter permease codes for the protein MQKVNLSVALKGGAIWGFIVLELLFFSIAGEYLSVSDKAFMDLENMLLLFKQSAPIGIIAMGMTIVMVNGNIDLSVGATFAIAAIILLDSMTWPIFAGLGDWVIPVAWLLALTVGTLLGALNGLIVWKTGVDAFIVTLGSMLGYRGIVFMFNGENPTSHLNWTLVDFAEAEFLGLATATWFLLGVTLVMWFVMARTVHGRNAYAIGDNREAAVNAGIRVGPHMMINFAIIGFLAALSAVVFYSESGSVNPNDGQLYELWVITAVVLGGTKITGGAGNVIGTFGGVIAIQLLRKGLGHIGADTSTVNLVIGLILIAVLFLDKQLNIKGKEELRV
- a CDS encoding SDR family NAD(P)-dependent oxidoreductase codes for the protein MGRVTGRACIVTGAARGIGRAIGEALLEEGAKVCFADIDGDGVATVARENAARFDPQHVTSARVDVTDRAAVRAMIDHTVETFGRLDVKFNNAGVNKPMNFMDVDEDNWNFVMGVNGLGCMIGMQEAARQMMAQGRGPDGMAGKIVNTASIASRQGFDNVAPYCASKFAVVSLTQSGARDLAKHGITVTGFAPGVVKTEMWEQVDRDLMEIGASARPGQAMEEFSASILKGRVATPPDITGTTTFLASRESDYMTGQIVMIDGGMTLV